In Bacillota bacterium, a single window of DNA contains:
- a CDS encoding N-acetylmuramoyl-L-alanine amidase, translating to MSARRNRFFFWIIEVREWPLALRIGATLLFVFIVLLQYRGDRPVISELKKGLHQRVIGIDPGHGGIDVGTYHHPTGLAEKTIALEISKHLAEIIAEAGGIPVLSREEDMRFSEDPREDLRYRVNQLEAQNVDCIISIHVNYYPSSEPFGPQAFYYPTNPQGKRLALLIQEELLKVRPESFRDAAAENFFILRETTLPAVLVEVGFISNPQDRKLMQEPAGQIKIAEAIAQGLSRFFQGETPQPVSASMHP from the coding sequence GTGTCCGCCCGCAGGAATCGTTTCTTCTTTTGGATCATTGAGGTCAGGGAATGGCCGTTGGCCCTGCGCATAGGCGCCACCCTCCTTTTCGTCTTCATCGTCTTGCTGCAATATCGGGGGGATCGACCGGTAATCAGCGAGCTTAAAAAGGGCCTGCATCAACGGGTCATCGGCATCGACCCCGGCCACGGCGGCATCGACGTGGGGACCTACCACCATCCGACGGGCCTTGCAGAAAAGACCATCGCCCTGGAGATTAGCAAACACCTGGCGGAAATCATCGCGGAAGCAGGCGGTATCCCCGTCCTTTCCCGGGAAGAAGACATGCGTTTTTCGGAGGACCCCCGGGAGGATCTGCGCTACCGAGTGAACCAGCTGGAGGCCCAGAACGTGGATTGCATCATCAGCATCCATGTAAACTACTACCCCTCATCGGAACCCTTCGGACCCCAGGCCTTTTACTACCCCACCAATCCCCAGGGAAAGAGGTTGGCCCTACTCATCCAGGAGGAGCTTTTGAAGGTGCGGCCCGAAAGCTTCCGGGATGCCGCCGCGGAGAACTTCTTTATCCTGCGGGAGACCACCCTGCCGGCAGTCTTGGTAGAAGTGGGGTTTATCTCCAACCCCCAAGATCGCAAATTGATGCAGGAACCAGCGGGGCAGATCAAGATCGCCGAAGCCATCGCCCAGGGGCTCAGTCGCTTCTTCCAAGGGGAAACACCGCAACCGGTCTCCGCCTCCATGCATCCCTAG